The following are encoded together in the Oreochromis aureus strain Israel breed Guangdong linkage group 18, ZZ_aureus, whole genome shotgun sequence genome:
- the LOC116332077 gene encoding ETS domain-containing transcription factor ERF-like translates to MQCSCSSSVGHLSSPYWSRTVLFPDWAYKPTWSPGSRQIQLWHFLLELLARGEGGAIGWGGEWGEFVIRDPEKLARLWGERKGKPHMNYDKLSRALRYYYNKRILHKTKGKRFTYKFNFSKLILVNYPGYPPPAPPAPPAPSHQRFSLCLTPSYSRAAFLNRSPCLGLSTALSPSSPPLHGQEST, encoded by the exons ATGCAGTGCAGCTGCAGCTCCTCAGTCGGTCACCTTTCTTCACCTTACTGGAGCAGAA CAGTGCTGTTCCCTGACTGGGCCTACAAACCCACCTGGTCGCCCGGCTCCCGACAGATCCAGCTTTGGCACTTCCTACTTGAACTACTGGCCCGAGGCGAGGGCGGGGCCATCGGCTGGGGAGGGGAGTGGGGCGAGTTTGTCATCAGGGACCCTGAGAAGTTGGCCAGGCTGTGGGGCGAGAGGAAGGGCAAGCCACACATGAACTACGACAAGCTCAGCCGGGCCCTCAG ATACTACTACAACAAACGCATCCTGCACAAGACCAAAGGGAAACGATTCACCTACAAGTTCAACTTCAGTAAACTTATTCTCGTCAACTATCCGGGATACCCACCGCCAGCACCACCAGCACCACCAGCACCGAGCCATCAG CGGTTCAGCCTCTGCCTCACCCCTTCCTACTCCCGTGCTGCCTTCCTGAACCGCTCCCCGTGCCTCGGGCTCTCCACGGCCCTTTCCCCGTCATCTCCACCCCTGCACGGCCAGGAGTCAACCTGA